In the genome of Scylla paramamosain isolate STU-SP2022 chromosome 10, ASM3559412v1, whole genome shotgun sequence, the window acctaaccttcAAAACCCAGTGGAGAGGCGAGGCACCAGAGTGACCGACGCGGCATCAGCCATGTAGGTCCCCAGAAGGCGGCTGTTGTGAAGTGACTGCTCGCGGTACACCAGGTGGATGTCCTCGCTGTACAGGTCCCACACTCGCCCCAGTATTGCCTTCAGCTGCAACACGCTCCTGTGGCCCCACGTCTGCACCACCAGGGACTGTCCTTGAAGGGTTCGCACAGTCACCGTCAGAGGGCCCTCGTAGCACCCGCTGgcgttcatgtttttttctggctttttcttttactttttttttcttgttcttaaagTTTATGAAATCATAGCAACAATGCGATCTTGGGATTTTTTGCAAAGAAAGAGTGCGGTTTGTTTGAAATGTATAGGGAAgtgtaaatatgtgtgtgtaagggggCAGGGGGTAAGAGTAAGGGTAGAGAAGGGTtcgtcttagagagagagagagagagagagagctgacatAATTAATTGCATGACTCAACAATACCTACGGTCATATAGCGtcgatacacacacaaacaaacatacaaataatcacacatacacaggcagacaaacaggcagagagtgagtgagagagagagaggcaattacATCTCtcaataaacagacagactggactctttttttttttttttttaaccgtagacagacagatgattGAAAAAACTGACTGATGGGTAGACAGATTTCTCGTTACCTCTTGTCGGGCGCAGATAAAATAGAGCAAGTGAACACGTCCCAACACGACAGTCGCGCTTGTTCATTTGGCGGGATGCAGCTCAGTCCATTCGTTATTTTGGCAAGGATGtatgagctgtgtgtgtgtgtgtgtgtgtgtgtgtgtgtgtgtgtgtgtgtgtctctctctctctctctctctctctctctctctctctctctctctctctctctctctctggtatttatttttccaaTTTGTGCGTGGATCTTAACTATATCTGAGCTACTGTGTTTTAACTTAATTATTGTCATCGTCgttaccctccccctcctccttttcctcctcctcctcctcctcctcctcctcctccgcctccagaGCAGCACACGCCTTCAGAACTCTTCCAACTATAACTAACCGTCACAACACCAAATATATCAATCTCACAGACGTATTCCTCCCCGCATCTGTAGCAGACAATCATCACACACTTTGTAGCAGATGAAGCAACACCTCATGAAGCAACCACCATGCCTTACTTTCACAGCACACTTGGctcacctttccctaattaccaatcactttgagacacctttacttgttctgcagccaaatccgatctttgaactgggaagataTTGCGAAATGTATTTTTTCATCGTAAACTTTttgcttataaaaaaaatataaaaacttcACGCATtgtttctggtgctgctaattgctTCGTGTcgcggtgaaagggttaaatatcTCACACTTGaccatcactctccctctctctcccacagataACCAACCAACACGGATCTCTTCAATTCACGATGCTGTCCATGAATGACACAGACATGGCGGGCAGCGGGGACTCGCCCTTAGTGGTGGAAGACGACTACATTCTGAGCTCCAATGAGAGTTACCAGAAGACCATGGATGAGATGTGCCTGGAAACCTACAACACCACGATGCCCACGCCCCGCCTGATGCGCTTCGTGGTGTACGGCGTGCTGCTCACCTCCGTGGGGCTCCTGGGCCTCGCCGGGAACTTCATCTCCATCACCATTCTCTCCAGGTGGGTTGTGGTTGCTGGTGTGGCTTATTCTAAGACACCGCTGCAAAAGGAAGAGGTctggggaggggtgggaggaggaacgtgaggaaaaggacgaggaggaggaggagtaggggtagtggaggacgaggaaaaagagaagaaggacaaggaggaggaggaaaaagaggagaagggacaagaggaggagaagaaagacgaggaggaggggaagaagggatagtgaaggacgaggagaacaaggagaacaattAAAAAGGAATATAAGCAGCAGCAGATCCGTAGGTCCTTTTTAGGCTACCTGATTTCACTATTATACACTAATTACTAGCACAAAGACTACGATAAttgctaagaggaggaggaggaggaggaggagaagaagaacaagaacaacaaaaaatctcacttgcaaaaaaaaaatattgcttgAGAAAATGTATGTTATCCAAAATTAATTATCATATACATCCTTTAATTAATCCTCTCACTGGTAATGtttctgatttttttgtttatttttattattattctaggGAGGGGAGAGCATAGTGGGTGAGGCTTGTTCATTTACTGACTGACTTTGCCCTGTAAGCCAGTCTCCCTCACACCTTAGAAGGGCACGATACCCGCGTGTCATCTGAGttatccttttttattattagctCAACAGGAAGCAAAACAACAGTAATTAAAGCAACTGACGCTGAGAGACGTGCACTGCTCCCTCACTCCTGCCGCGGCCTCTACTCCTTCTAAATCTTGCTTCAAACTTGCGCCGTGTTTCATAAAGTTTGAGTACTATCCAtagaagtgaaagggttagttGATAGGTCTTTGGAttgtaagaaaaataagtaataataataataataataataataataataataataataataataataataataataataataataaaagtaaaataagctAAAATAAGTTGTCgcttgaaaaattaaaaaaagtgcTATCATTAATCACTATGCCTGTGTTTCCTCATTAGTACGACTGTGGGGCTTTTGGattaagacaaagaaaaaacttATTTAAACAGAGAaactaataagtaaaaaaaaatattaagagaaagaaTACACTTTCATGGATTACTTGCGAATTCCAACTTTCaaaattttatcattattattactgggagaagatgtaaagaagaaagggtCTGACGAGGTAAGCTTATTTCCCGACTTGTTTCGCTATCTGCTTCAGTTCCCTTGAAGAAGCACGCAGCGAAACTAGCCGGGAAATAGACTGACCTCGCCACTCCCGCTTTTTCTTacaccttcttcctccacttgtcCAAAATGtctcagcattattattattattattattattattattattattattattattattattattattattattattattgttgttgttcttgttatgatgatatttactctctctctctctctctctctctctctctctctctctctctctctctctctctctctctctctctctctctctctctctctctctctctctctctctctctcaccaccaccaccaccaccaccaccaccaccaccaccaccgtctcaCGCCCCCGTCCCTCCGCCAGACCCAAGATGCAGTCCTCCATCAACTGTTGCCTGATCGGCCTCACCTCCTTCGACATGATCGTCACCACCACGTCCATCCTGATGTTCGGCCTGCCGGAGATTTGCGAGTACACACAGACGATGGAATGGTACTCGCAGGGCATCTACCAGCTCATCACGCCCATCATCTTCCCCCTCGCCCTCATCGCGCAGACGGGCTCCGTGTACCTCACCGTCACTGTGACCCTGGAGCGGTACATAGCCGTGTGCCGCCCCCTCAGAGCACGCGTGTTATGTACCTACGGCAGGGCGAAGATATACGTGATGAGTGtggcttttctctccatcctgtACAACCTGCCGCGGTTCTGGGAGGTGACCACGAAGGTGAGCCATGTCAGGCTTCGTTCTTTCCGTGGTTTTCATAGTCATCTGATCTGACAAATGTTTATTTCATGTATACGTTTCTCTAAAAGCTTAGTCTCAATAGCTGTTTGTCTACTTATCCGTACaatgtttaatgtttttcttttgtaataaCAAGCATAATAAAGTGTAAAGTGTTTTAAAGTGACGTCTTCAAGTTGtataagggatataacaaggttGACGTaggcaaaattctcagggtcagtaatcaagatAGGACGAGAAATGATGAGttgaaaactaagaaaatatcACAGTACTTCATCTTTGTTACTTTTGTTCACCGAATATGAAAATTATCCACAAAACTTGACATGAGAACACTAGAAGAATGTTTATTTCGTCTTTGTTGTGGTTCCTCCCACTAAATGAAGGGTTATCTCTAGAAGCTAACATGAAAATATTTTAGAATGGCGCATTACTTTATCTGTGCTGTTATTACTTccattatatgaagaaaaatgtacaGAACCTGACATGAAAGCATTTTAAGATATCACATTAATTTATCTTTgcactgtttctcttttttttttttattaagaataatgtaaacaaactgacaTGGCAGTATTTTAAGATACCATAGTGTCTCATCTCTGTCACTATATGAAGAACGATTTTGAAGTAACCTAAACCCAACCTTCCCCTCCGGACAGGAATGTTTCACTGATGACGAGAAAACCCTGAGAATCGTGATCCCTACCCAGCTAAGACTCAACTCCTTCTACATCGAGTTCTACATCATGTGGCTGTACCTCTTCGTGATGTACCTCGTCCCCTTCCTCTGCCTCATGATCTTCAACTTCTTCATTTATAGAGAGGTGAGTTAGCCAGCATTAATATTAATCCTCTGactgataattctctctctctctctctctctctctctctctctctctctctctctctctctctctctctctctctctctctctctctctctctctctctctctctctctctctctctctctctcaaatgtttAGTTACAAGTATTTGttttaaccacacacacacacacacacacacacacacacacacacacacacacacacacacacacacacacacacacacacacatcaggaaGGAGTATCTTGTGAAAGGTGCACCTCCTTCTATACTGACGAGTGTTGTGTCTTGCAGGTTCGCGCCGCCAACCACGAGCGGCAGCAGCTGTCCCGGCTGCAGAGGAAGGAGATCGGGCTGGCCGtgatgctgctggtggtggtgtcggtgttCTTCCTGTGCAACGTGCTGGCCTTCATCATCAACATCCTGGAACTCATGGCCATCGTGGTGGAGGAGCTCACCATGACCAGCAACCTGCTCGTCACTATCAACTCGTCAGTCAACTTCATCATCTACTGCATCTTCGGACAGAAGTTCCGCAAACTGCTCCTTCAGATGTTCTGCTCCAGTCTGCTACCCCGGGTGGCGCGGGATTCCGAATCTGCCGTCATCCGCAACAACAGTGTATACGGCGAGTCCCGCGCCTACACTAACGGCAAGACCGAGACCTTCCGGTTATCGTCGTGGGACGCGTCGCATCAGGGTAGGGTGCTGCAGGCACACAACACCCGCGGCCACCACGGCTTCTGTGGACAGTCGTGGCGCACCTCTCGTTACTCCAGCGTGCCTATGGGAGACAACGCCGCCCCCAAAGCGGCGCCGTCACTCTTCTCAGGTACCAGGAGTCAGTCGCTTCTGCCGCAGCGTTCGCCCACAGAGAACGTACAGGTGCTCTGAGCTGTCTCCGCGCCGCCGCGTGAGGAGGCCGCGCTGCTGACGCGACtcgctcctttcccttcccgaCTTTCGTGGACACTGACTTAAGTGAATCTCAAACCTCGTGCTGTGGTACTTAAAAGAATTTTTTGTATCGCTTAAAATATCTGTAAGACATTCTCGATGCGCCGCGCCGCCAGAGGCTGGCCAGTCGGACGCCCTCCTTGTTGAGTCGGGCCAAGTGCGGGGGAGGCCGCCGACCCGCCACCGAGGGCTGCTCCCGAGACATTCCACTTTGCCGCCTCGGACGCGCCGTGATCCTACCCAGAGTGAACCACGACGCACGGAACACTGATCCTCACAGGTCAGGCGGCGGCGCCacgaggaggaagggtggggggaGTGATGGGGTGACTCACCTCTGGGTCTGGGTGATGGCACATGGCTCAGCAGCTCCCATTGGCACGGTGCCGCTGCCCTGCGGCGCGCGTGGCCTTGGGTATGAAGTAACATGTGCCACTTCGCCTGTCAAGAAGTGCCAAGCCACGTGACACACCTGCAGAGTGAAGTAGAGTGTCGCGTACACAATGTGCCTCTCAGTGCAAGTGCAGACAGGAGCGAGGTCAGGAGAAGGAAGTGTTCAGCAGGACCTTTCTTCCTGGAAGCGACCCGGTATCCTCGGAGACGCCCCTCGAGGTGACCCTGTGCCTGGCGCCCACACCTCAACCGAAACACCCATCCCGTTGCTTCCCCTTCCCGTGCCGGGGTCTCACGAGTACAGGCAGTGATGTTCCATGTCAGAAAACAGAAACAGTTTCACCGCTAGGAAGACTGCTTTGTGTGGAGGCATGAGTGAACACTGGTGTGGGGCGGCCCTGGGGGTGCCGGGGAGGGCTGAGGGCCGCCCCCCGACGCTGGCAGCAAGGCCATGTTGCAGCAGCCGCTGAGGGGTGCACGCCCCGGGCCGGACATCGCGGAGCGCTGGTCTCTGCGTTGTGTTGTGGGTGTCACTCTGGCGTGGAGTATATTTAAAACATATATCTTAGATTTTAAGGCTATAACATATACAAGGTATATGTATTATATCCATTCCTTATACACACATTGTTCATCTCATTAGCATATCGCTGGTTAAACTCATCAGAGGAGTTTGATTCTTATTAGCGTAATTCATAAAAAAGGCACCTATTGGATGAAATCCCTCTAAAAGTAATTCTAGTCAGAAGCAAAGCGAAAACAAAGGCATTACTTGTGCGACTCTCAGCGCTCACTGCCGCTGCAGGCGGTGGCGCAGCGTGGCGGCGTGCTGAGCTGGGGCGCCGCCCCGTCCCGCCGCTGACTCGCTGCACGCCATGCAGGCGGCAGCGGCGCAGCATCAGCCTAACCTATGAATAGAGAGACTGGTGGAGAAGATACGGTAgaagaaatattttttataGCAATACGAAGCACCGAACATTGGAAGGGAGTCTGGGGGGAAGTACtcgtagagagagggagaggggtcgGCGGggttgaggggaggggagacacCAGTCAAGAACAAGAAGTTACTCAATTCCTCAGTGTTtgtagaacaaaaaatatcgtgttattttcatttcgcaaaagattttttttccctgtcgcgtgttacacacacacacacacacacacacacacacacacacacacacacacacacacacacacacacacacacacacacacacacacacacacacacacacacacacacacacacacacacacacacacacacacacacacacacacacacacacacacacacacacacacacacaggttattATTGACAATCACGTAATGTCAGGAATCCagcgttttgttttgttttttcttatatatgtaCACGAGTATAATATTTAAAGAaataaggagtgtgtgtgtgtgtgtgtgtgtgtgtgtgtgtgtgcgtgtgtgtgtgtgtgtgtgtgtgtgtgtgtgtgtgtgtgtgtgtgtgtgtgtgtgtacatatgagCTGCGATGTGATTTTATTTTCggaactttacacacacacacacacacacacacacacacacacacacacacacacacacacacacacacattccaacaAGTTTAGTGTTCAATATATACATTTACAGTATCTTACAAAGCCTCACCTGCGCGTAACCAACTTGCCCAATTAAAAAAACTAATGAGTAAAATTATTCGAGGTCCGAGCGAAAATACTTGAAAAATTCGACAAATAGGAGCGGAATATAAGCCAAAGAGATTATCATTGCAGTTTAAtgtacccaaaaaaaaaagaaaaagaaagatgtatacaagagaaaggaagaggagagggaaacgaggaagggaataaggaagagagggaaagtaagaaaggaactCTGGTGATAAGAGAATAATACAATGAGTGAAATGCGTGGGAGTTTTTGTGACTGCAATCCAGTGTTATGTGAAATTGaagattgatttttatttactttgtctcaaaatttcgtgtgtgtgtgtgtgtgtgtgtgtgtgtgtgtgtgtgtgtgtgtgtgtgtgtgtgtgtgtgtgtgtgaaagtgcgacgttgtatagatagatagatagataggtagatggatagacggatagatagaaaCATAAGCACgagtagacagacagatcaacaaacacacacacacacacacacacacacacacacacacacacacacacacaagtaggtagatagatattcACAAAAAAGTAGATCAATAAATGAATTTGTACACATTATTTCCTAAACACccttctctacacacacacacacacacacacacacacacacacacacatacatatctcTTCACCACGCTACGACAACAATGATAACACACGGCCACTTCCCTCACTCACACCGCCATGTGCAGCCACACAGTTACGCACGAAGGGACCCAAACACTACTTTACCTTGCCATCTTATCCAGTCAGCTCACCTTCTTACAGTTCCCTTCGTATAGAGAGACAACCCGGCAACCCGCTCTCCATTTTCAATCTCTACAGTTCTCAggttaaggaaagaagagaagttacTAGATAGATTCAAAGGAACGTAGTAAACACAAATGTCATGTTGTAGGTTTGATTCCGACAACTATGATCATAATTCTTTTACCTGATAGAATTGAATCCCTTTTGTCCTCGATTCTCGTACCGTTCAAAGATTTTACATGTATAACTTCAaagacacactcaaaaaaatatGTCATTAAATCACATAGCAATCCTGACAAGCGAATGCAGTTTGTATAGTAGTTTTTTCTTAATCAATATTCTTATCATGTCAAATCgtaaacacacataaacacatttttttttctttctatactttctctctttcagtccACTTATAATGTAAACTCCACCACGTGATATTAAGGAGGTGCTCTTATATAGCTTTTTGTCCTTCACTTTTTTGCGAGgactaatgaataaataaataaataagttttaGACGCGCAacaaatcaccaccaccctcacttttcttttgctctctcttttTAACTATTTTCTCGGTCAAAAGTGGTGCGCATCCCTGCCTTCATATATTAGGGGTATTTAAGGGGAGGGGCTtaggtgaggaagaagggaggggaaggggatggggTGATGCATTCCTTATCTCCAGTTAGATGTAGgagtcggaggaggaggggggtagaGGGTGTTTGTGTGCGTTGTATTATACATGTACGTACGTTACTGgagtgttctgtgtgtgtgtgtgtgtgtgtgtgtgtagcattttttctttgtttccttccctttctttctttgttttcgttttttcctcctttctttcttatcctgtcTTTTTTCATGGACTAATGTAACGTAGAAGAAAATCATCGTGTctatcacttctctctctctctctctctctctctctctctctctctctctctctctctctctctctctctctctctctctctctctcaaggaggAAACGCGCGTAcatgcagtatatatatatatatatatatatatatatatatatatatatatatatatatatatatatatatatatatatatatatatatatcacattttCATATCCAAACGCCGCGGCTTGTACCGAGAGacgcagcagcaggaggggagggaggcggtgggggacacacacacacacacacacacacacacacacacacacacacacacacacacacacacacacacacacacacacacacacacacactgcctctcaAAGGGACCATTTGTACTACCATATATTCACTCCACATAGCCCCTATAAGTAAGCACTGCGCcgcccctttcccctccctctctcaagcCTTGCCTGGGAGtatgggaagggaagtgaagtgaagggtgAAGTGGTTGGTGGCTTCAGTCCAGCTCACGTCTGACCACTCACTGCTCTATTATtgacatattctgaaacgtttctgcgccgcacctcgactactttGCAAAGGATGTACCCAGGTTCTAGagggtgtttttctttcctttttcgtttttttttttttttacgatttcaatgacagattaacaagatttctatgttatcaacaggagaaacactcttgggaactctactaatcatctccgtggcctttgaaaatggtcgtggtggggGAGCGAAGCGTTCCACCGTACTCATATACGAGTACCACACGCTTCATAATGCCATACCCACTTATTCCCCCGCCATAGTTACTGCACATATCTACGTACTCCTGTTATGTTATGGTTTGTTTGCTAGATTATTATGTAG includes:
- the LOC135104133 gene encoding FMRFamide receptor-like isoform X1; the encoded protein is MPSPGGEEPSCFGVPFSTEYSFTRKQITNQHGSLQFTMLSMNDTDMAGSGDSPLVVEDDYILSSNESYQKTMDEMCLETYNTTMPTPRLMRFVVYGVLLTSVGLLGLAGNFISITILSRPKMQSSINCCLIGLTSFDMIVTTTSILMFGLPEICEYTQTMEWYSQGIYQLITPIIFPLALIAQTGSVYLTVTVTLERYIAVCRPLRARVLCTYGRAKIYVMSVAFLSILYNLPRFWEVTTKECFTDDEKTLRIVIPTQLRLNSFYIEFYIMWLYLFVMYLVPFLCLMIFNFFIYREVRAANHERQQLSRLQRKEIGLAVMLLVVVSVFFLCNVLAFIINILELMAIVVEELTMTSNLLVTINSSVNFIIYCIFGQKFRKLLLQMFCSSLLPRVARDSESAVIRNNSVYGESRAYTNGKTETFRLSSWDASHQGRVLQAHNTRGHHGFCGQSWRTSRYSSVPMGDNAAPKAAPSLFSGTRSQSLLPQRSPTENVQVL
- the LOC135104133 gene encoding FMRFamide receptor-like isoform X2 — its product is MLSMNDTDMAGSGDSPLVVEDDYILSSNESYQKTMDEMCLETYNTTMPTPRLMRFVVYGVLLTSVGLLGLAGNFISITILSRPKMQSSINCCLIGLTSFDMIVTTTSILMFGLPEICEYTQTMEWYSQGIYQLITPIIFPLALIAQTGSVYLTVTVTLERYIAVCRPLRARVLCTYGRAKIYVMSVAFLSILYNLPRFWEVTTKECFTDDEKTLRIVIPTQLRLNSFYIEFYIMWLYLFVMYLVPFLCLMIFNFFIYREVRAANHERQQLSRLQRKEIGLAVMLLVVVSVFFLCNVLAFIINILELMAIVVEELTMTSNLLVTINSSVNFIIYCIFGQKFRKLLLQMFCSSLLPRVARDSESAVIRNNSVYGESRAYTNGKTETFRLSSWDASHQGRVLQAHNTRGHHGFCGQSWRTSRYSSVPMGDNAAPKAAPSLFSGTRSQSLLPQRSPTENVQVL